TGGATGTGGGAATCATCTATGGCGTATTCCTGCTTATTTTCATGCTCCTGGTGGCCAACGCCGTGAACATAACCGACGGTTTGGATGGCCTGGCCATCACTCCTTCCATTTTTGTGGTCGCAGTGCTCGGGGTGTTTGCCTATGTGATGGGCAACAAGATCTACTCGGCATACCTCCAGTATCCCTATCTGCGGGGCGCGGGGGAATTGACTGTATTTGCCTCGGCATTCATTGGTGCCGGTCTCGGTTTCCTCTGGTACAATGCTTATCCGGCCCAGATTTTTATGGGGGATACAGGCTCCCTTGCCATAGGAGGTGTGGTGGCGGTGATCAGTGTTCTTCTAAAGCAGGAGCTGCTTTTCCCATTGCTGGGTGGGCTGTTTCTTGTGGAGGCCCTCACCTCACAGATCCAGGACAAGATAGGTGTTCGCTGGCTGGGCCGGAGAATATTTTACAGGGCCCCGCTGCATCACGGCCTGCAACACCGGGGTTTTGCAGAAACCAAGGTGGTCATCCGTCTGTGGATTGTTTCTGGCATCCTGGCACTAATTGCTCTCGCCACTTTGAAACTGCGTTAACTAGACATCCTCTTTGCAAAAATCCTCAGCCAATCACCAGCAGCAAACAGCGAGACTGGTTGCCGTATGGGTCTATGCTCACAGGAGTGTAGCGCGGCAGGCACTGGTCTTTGCGGCCAGCTAACCGCGTGGCTTTTACAGCCCTGGTTTGCAAGGCGGCGACGCAGCAGAGGCTCCCGGGAAAGGCCAGGACTTGTCCTGGCGTCGAGTTATGTGAGGGGCAGTCATTTTGGAATGAAACATGCATTCATCCCCGAGTTGATGGATGGCTATTCCCACAATTGTGTGGTTTGAAACACCTTAGAGCGAGCGCCGAGCAACCGGTTTTTCTTCTCCTGTACTGAATTCTCTGCTGGTGGAGAAGTAGGGTGCTGCTGAGGACGACCGTGGTCCGTAAGCTGCGCATACCAATATTCATCAAGTTTACCTCCCTGGCGACCCTGGGAATCCTGGTGATAATTTCTACTATCAGTATGAGCGTACTCAGTCGGCAGCGGCAGCAGTATACCAGGCAGTTGATCAAGTTCGGCGCCACCATGGCGCGCTATGTGGCTACCAACAGTCCGGAGGACTTGCTGGAAGGAGTTGAGCTATCCCTCTACCAGCTGGTCAGCAGGATCGCCAAGAACGAAGAAGTGGTTTTTGCTCTGATCTGTAACAACAAAGGGATAGTGCAGGCCCACAGTGACATCAGCTTGGTGGGAAGCCGCTATCTCGCCCCTGCCATGCTGCAGCCGGTGAAAACTGACGGCAATCTCGAGGTGCACAGCTATCATAAAGGAGATGAAACCCTGCTGCTCTTTTCGGTGCCAGTCATGTACCAGAAGGTTGAGGTGGGGGAAGTTTATCTGGCACTGACTACCAGGTACATTGAAGACAGTATTTCCAATGCCAAGGTCTTTATTTTTATCCTCACCCTGGCCATAACTATCACGGGAATTGCCATGAGCATGATTCTCAGCCTCTACTTTTCCCGGCCGATCCAGCGGCTGGTGAAGGGGGTGGAGGAGATTGGCAAGGGGAACCTTACTTATCGGGTAAATCTTGCCCGCAATGATGAACTCGGTGATCTTGCCGAAGCCTTCAACCGCATGGCAGAGGACCTGCGGTTGAAAGAACGCATTCAGACCTCATTTGGTCGCTATGTGACTCCAGAGATCGTCGAGCGGATTCTTGCCAGTCCTGATGACGAGTGGCTGAAGGGTGCCCGCCTGGAGACCACAGTGGTTTTTGTGGACATTCGCGGTTTTACTTCTCTAGCCGAGCGAACAGAACCCGAGATGATTGTTGAACTGCTGAATTCCTATTTCACTCTGGTGACAGATGTCATCATCAAGCATGGCGGCTATCTGGACAAATTTGTCGGTGACTCGGTAATGGGGGTGTTCGGGGCGCTCGCTGTTGATCCACTGCACCCCGAACGGGCGGTGCAGGCTGCAGTGGAGGTGCGGCAAAGTCTTGTTGCCCTGAATCAGAAACACGGCAGGGAAGCCGATCCCATCCACGTTGGCATCGGTATAAATACAGGCGAAGTGGTTGCCGGCAATCTGGGATCGAACAAGCGCATGGAATACACCGTGATCGGCGACAATGTCAATGTGGCCTCACGGCTTACCGATCTGGCAGGATTGGATGAGATTCTCATCAGTGAGCAAACTTATCTCAGGGTTAAAGACAATCCGGGGTTTGCTCTGCGAGAACGTGGCAATGTGGAAATCAAAGGTAGGCAGGAGCCAGTAAAGGTCTATGAGGTACTGGATTATGTGGAACAGGCTGTGGCGGAGCAGTAACTCCGCCGTAAGACCCGTGATAGTGGCAGCAGCAGTCTTTGTTATGCTGCTTTGCCCACCGCTTCGAGGAGAAGGATCTGCCTTTTGTCTCTGGCCTTCCACGCCTCTGTCAGCGGAAGAGGCCCAACAGCTGCCCACATTTCAGTCAGAGAAGACCGTGGTCTATGTGGTGAAACAGGGTGATAGCCTGCCAGAGCTGGCCCAACGGTTCTACGGAGATCCACAAAAGGGCTGGCTCATTAACCAGGCGAATGACGGAGTGGAGCTGCTTCCCGGACAGGTTCTGGTTATACCGCTGGAGCCAAGCAATCTAGGAGGACTCCAGCAGGAGGGCTATCAGCTGGTGCCCGTGCTGACTTACCATCACTTCAGCAGGCAGTGCAAAACGGCACTCTGCATGCCTATTGACAAATTTAGCGATCAGATGGCTTTCTTGAAGCGGCAGGGCTATCATACGGTGAGCATGAAGCAGGTGCTGAGGTTTCTCTCTTATGAAGAGCCGCTGCCGCCGAAGGCCATAGCCATAACCATCGACGACGGTTACAGCTCTGTCTACGATCTTGCCTATCCGGTGCTGCAACGCCTTGGCTTCAAGGCCACTCTGTTTATCTACACCGATTTCATCAATAGCAGTTCTAACGCTCTGAGCTGGAACCAGCTGAAGGAGCTAGCAGAAGCAGGTTTTGAAATTGAATCGCATACTCTCAGTCATGCAGATCTGACGCGCAAAAAGCCAGGGGAGAGTGACGCCGGCTACCTGGCCAGGGTGAGGCGGGAGCTGGTGGAATCTCGTCGGCTCATCAAAAAAAAGGTGGGCCAGGAAGCAGTATGGCTTGCCTATCCATATGGTCGATTCAATGATCTGGTGATCACCATGGCCAAACAGGCGGGCTATCGTGGTGGCGTTTCAGTAATGCGCGGTACGAATCCTTTTTTTGCGGATCCGTTCAAAGTAAAAAGATATCAGGTCTTTAATTCGGTCTCGAAGCAGTCGCTTCTTACCATGTTGAAGACGTTTGCCCGGGAAAATCTTCAATGAAAGGTCGGCTGTTTATCTGTTTGCTCTGGCTCTGTTTTTGCGGCAGCATCATCAGCGGCTGTGCTGCGTGGCAAAACAGCTTTTGGGACACGCCTTTGCAGAGGAAAAGGACAGCGGAGGCTCGCCTGCAGCAAGTGCTGCTTGAGCGGGCTTTGCAGTATGAACAGCAGGGTGAACCAGTGAAGGCCCTGCAGACGTATGATGCTGCCCTGGCAGTTCTACAGGCCAACAAGGCCGAACTGCAGGCCTCGCTACGGCAGCGTGCTGAAGAGCACTATCTGAAAGGTCGAGCCCTCTGGGAACAGGGAAAGTATCAGCAGGGTCGTCATGAGCTCTTGCTTGCCTTGCGGTTGCGGCCCGACTATCCAGAAGTGCTCGCCTTGCTGCAGCCCAAGGAGAGGTTCCGTTCGTGGCGCTACGTGATACATCGGGTCAAAGAAGGAGAATATCTCACCGCCATTGCCAAACGATACTACGGCGACCAGACAAAATTCGACATTATTGCCCGGTTCAATAACCTTGAAGATGCCACTACAATACATGCAGGCATGAAGTTGAAAATTCCTGTCATAGAAGGAGTGAAGTTCCTCCCTGAAAAAACTGCCTCTAGCAGGACTGCCGCAAAAAGAAGTGGTGGCAAGCTATCTCTGCAGAAGTCTGCCAGCAGTGGCGCCAAGGAGAGGGCCCTCAGTGAGGCAGCTGTCAGGCAGAGACTCCCCATGCAAACGGCAGCGCTTGCCGCCACTGAAAGCGAGGCCGCTGCCGGGGAAATCTATGATCCCGTCAACAGTTATGAAGAACATGGCATCAGCCTTTTTGAGGACGGGCGCTACCTGGCAGCACTGGTTGAGTTTCAGAAGGTGCTCAACAGTTACCCGGAAAGAAAAAAGAGTCGGCAATACATGGGGCGCGCCCATTATAGGCTGGGCCTTGCTCTCCTGGAAAAAGGCGACTACTTGGAAGCCCGCAGTCATTTCAAAAGGGCGCTCACCTTCGACCAGCAATGCACCCTTTGCCGCAGATATCTGCAGAAGTGTGAAGCTACTTACAAGAGCATACACTATCGCAAGGGAATTCAATACTTTGAAGCAGAAGACCTGGAAAAGGCCATACACGAGTGGCAGCTCGTCAAGCAACTTGATCCTCATTACAAGCAGGTGCAGAGTTACCTGAACAGAGCAGCAACTTTGCTAGAGAAAATCCGCAAACTCAAGAGAGATTCCTAAGCCGGATGTTTCTGGGGGCAGCCTGGCTACTGGTTGTGGAGAGCAAACATGAGGCTGGGCTTGCTTTGGTCATTCTTCTGGCGGCAGATGTTGCTTGCCACCGAGAGGTTTGTCTCCGGTGAGAGGCTCTTTGCGGTTCTCAATGAGTGCATAAGCACTGTGATTGTGTATGGACTCGAAGTTTTCCGAGTCCACGGAGTACCAGGTAATATTGCTGTCCTTTTCAAGTCTGGCTGCAATGTCGCGCACCACGTCTTCCACAAATTTCGGATTCAGATGAGCCTTTTCAGTTACATACTTTTCATCAGGTCGCTTGAGCACCGAGTAAACATCGCATGAGGCCTCGGACTCCACCAATTGAATCAGTTCTTCCAGCCAGACAAAGCGTTTGAATCTAATGGCAACCCTGACAATACCTCTCTGGTTGTGAGCTCCAAAGCTGCTGATTTCCTTGGAGCAGGGGCACACAGTGGTGATCGGCACATTTACTTGCACTATGAGATCGTAGCCATACTGGTCGCTCAGAGAGCCAGTCAGGTGGACGCCATATTCCATCAAGCCAGAGGACCCGGACACTGGTGACAGCTTCTCGATGAAGTAGGGGAAACTGATCTGCAGGTGGGCAGATTCTGCCTGCAGGCGCTCCTTCATGGCCTCCAGAATAGTAGCATAATTGCGAATATGGATCTCCCCGTGATACTCGTTGAGAATCTCTATGAAGCGACTCATGTGAGTGCCCTTGAATTCTTTGGGCAGGTTGACATACATGTTGATGCTGGCAACAGTTTGCTGACGGCCATGACTTCTGTCCAACACCGTAACAGGATAGCGGATGTTCTTTACTCCCACTTTGTCGATGTTGAGGTTGCGGTGATCCCGGAAATTCTGGATATCGATTAGAGTTTCTGTGCCCGCCCAACGATCACGGACGAGTTCATGCGGTTTGTAGCCCAACTTTACCATTGCTCTACTAGCTCTCGAATTATGAAGTCAGACTTTTTGCTATTTCTTCGAGGACCCTCCTGGTGGTCCCCGTCACATCCGCGGCAAATTCACCGCGGAGATCGGCTTCGATTATTCTTTCGTCATAAGGGATAAAGCCCAGGAAGGCAAAGCCTGCCAGCGCTTCGAGCAAGAACTCACGGTCGTGATTGCCGCGCACCTTGTTGCCTACAAAGGCGAGATTATTCAAACCAATATCAGCCGCTAGAGTCTTTATCTTGCGGGCCACATCGATGCTGCGGCGGCCAGGCTCCACCACTATAATCAGTCTGTCTACGGCCTGGGCCGTACCTCTGCCCAGGTGTTCAATGCCGGCAGCCATGTCCATAATAACTATTTCGCCGCGGGCAAGAATAAGATGGGCTACAAGACTCTTGAGCAAGGCATTTTCTGGACAAACACAGCCGGTTCCTCCCTGGGTGACACCGCCCATGACCATGAGACGAATGTTGCCGTGTGACAGGGCAATCTTTTCAGGGAGGTCGTCCACTTTGGGATTCAGTTTGAAAAAACCTCCTATGGTGCCCGGCTGGACCCCTGTTCTCTCCGCTATGAGGGATTTCATTTCTGTTATGGGTGGCAGAGATTCAGCTCCAGGGATGCCGAGAGCCACTCCCAGATTGGCTGCCGGATCTGCATCTATGGCAAGCACCCGGTTTCCCTGGTCGGCAAACCGGGTGCACAAAAAGGCCGTCAGAGTAGTCTTGCCAACACCACCCTTGCCGCTTACGGCGACTTTCATAACTGTCCCTTCGAGCTGCCGGTCGATATCCGGGAAAGGCTACTCCGCAACATATTGCACCAAGGCACGATCATCAGTATGGGGAGATGTACCTCTGAAAGAGCCTCTCACGTCTATAATATAAAAATATATCAGCTGGCAACAGTGAAAGCAAATGAAAACCATTGGCCGGCTGTCAAAGCCATGGAGGGTTGTCTACATGCTTCGTTTTTTGCTGCTGCAAGCACGAGCGTGCCAACCACTACCACTACCGTTTACCGCCGCTGTTGTTGCCTGTTGTGATGCAAAAGCTGCTGAGGGCGGCCTTGCCATTGCAGGCCATATGCCTGTTTAGCAAGCAGCTGTCCAGATTATTTGCGAAGAGTCGCCGTATTTGAGTTAAAATATATATAAAGACGAAGAGAGTGCTTTAGAAAGCAATCTCTGCTGTGGCTCCATTTGGCATCACTCCTAGAGGGATGTTTGCAGCCGGAAAGGAGGGAGATATATGGTTGACATCAAGAAAATCTTGTATCCTCTTGATTTCTCCGAGTGTTCGTATGCGGTTCTCCCCTGGGTTCTTGCCCTGGTAGAGAAATTCCAGGCCGAAGTCTATCTTCTTTACGTGGCTCGCGACTTGCGCTACTTTGCGGGCTTCCATGTGCCGCACACCTCCATTACCGGCTTTGTCAAAGAAGTGGGGGAGGCAGCTGAAAAGATGTTAGATGAGGTCTGTGAAGAGCACCTGCATGGCTGCCCCATATTCCAGCGTCAGGTAGTGGTGGGAGAACCTGGCGAGGAGATCGTCAGGGCGGTGGACAGGGAGAAAGTAGACCTGGTGATCATGGGAACTCATGGCCGCAAAGGAATCGACCGCACCCTGTTTGGCAGTGTTGCCGAGTATGTGGTGAAGAACTCCTCGGTTCCGGTGCTCACCATAAACCCCTTCAAGAAAGCAAAGCAGACATCATAGGTGCTGTCTCTTGTTGCAGCCCAGGTTGGTGTACCGCGGGATTACTGGGGGTTAAAGCTTGACTTTGGAGACAAAGGCGGCTTTGAGGAACTCTCGGTTCATGCGCGCAATGTTGGTTATCTTGATTCCCTTGGGGCACTCCACCTCGCAGTCGCGATGATTGGTGCAGTTGCCGAAGCCGAGTTCATCCATTGCTGCCACCATGGCAAGGGCGCGCTTGGCTGCCTCTGGCCGCCCCTGGGGCAGCAAGGCCAGATGGGAAATCTTGGCGCCGACAAAAAGCATGGGTGAGGCATTGGGGCAGGCAGCCACGCAGGCGCCGCAACCGATGCAGGCGGCAGCATCAAAGGCGAGCTCGGCATTTTCCTTGGCCACCGGTATGGTGTTGGCTTCCGGGGCCTGGCCTGTGTTGACAGATACGTAGCCGCCAGCCTGGATTATTTTGTCCAGACCGCTGCGATCCACGGCCAAATCTTTGATTACCGGAAAGGCTCGAGCCCGGAAGGGTTCGATGACGATGGTGTCACCATTGCGGAAATGACGCATGTGGAGCTGACACAGGGTGGTTTCCTTCTCGGGACCATGGGGCCTGCCGTTTACCACGGCACCGCACATACCGCAAATGCCTTCCCGGCAATCATGGTCAAAGGCAATGGGATCTTTTCCTTCCAGGGTGAGGTGTTCATTGACGATATCGAGCATTTCCAGAAAGGAGGCGTCAGTGGGA
Above is a window of Deltaproteobacteria bacterium DNA encoding:
- a CDS encoding HAMP domain-containing protein; translated protein: MLLRTTVVRKLRIPIFIKFTSLATLGILVIISTISMSVLSRQRQQYTRQLIKFGATMARYVATNSPEDLLEGVELSLYQLVSRIAKNEEVVFALICNNKGIVQAHSDISLVGSRYLAPAMLQPVKTDGNLEVHSYHKGDETLLLFSVPVMYQKVEVGEVYLALTTRYIEDSISNAKVFIFILTLAITITGIAMSMILSLYFSRPIQRLVKGVEEIGKGNLTYRVNLARNDELGDLAEAFNRMAEDLRLKERIQTSFGRYVTPEIVERILASPDDEWLKGARLETTVVFVDIRGFTSLAERTEPEMIVELLNSYFTLVTDVIIKHGGYLDKFVGDSVMGVFGALAVDPLHPERAVQAAVEVRQSLVALNQKHGREADPIHVGIGINTGEVVAGNLGSNKRMEYTVIGDNVNVASRLTDLAGLDEILISEQTYLRVKDNPGFALRERGNVEIKGRQEPVKVYEVLDYVEQAVAEQ
- a CDS encoding universal stress protein, whose product is MVDIKKILYPLDFSECSYAVLPWVLALVEKFQAEVYLLYVARDLRYFAGFHVPHTSITGFVKEVGEAAEKMLDEVCEEHLHGCPIFQRQVVVGEPGEEIVRAVDREKVDLVIMGTHGRKGIDRTLFGSVAEYVVKNSSVPVLTINPFKKAKQTS
- a CDS encoding AAA family ATPase, which translates into the protein MKVAVSGKGGVGKTTLTAFLCTRFADQGNRVLAIDADPAANLGVALGIPGAESLPPITEMKSLIAERTGVQPGTIGGFFKLNPKVDDLPEKIALSHGNIRLMVMGGVTQGGTGCVCPENALLKSLVAHLILARGEIVIMDMAAGIEHLGRGTAQAVDRLIIVVEPGRRSIDVARKIKTLAADIGLNNLAFVGNKVRGNHDREFLLEALAGFAFLGFIPYDERIIEADLRGEFAADVTGTTRRVLEEIAKSLTS
- a CDS encoding GTP cyclohydrolase I FolE2 codes for the protein MVKLGYKPHELVRDRWAGTETLIDIQNFRDHRNLNIDKVGVKNIRYPVTVLDRSHGRQQTVASINMYVNLPKEFKGTHMSRFIEILNEYHGEIHIRNYATILEAMKERLQAESAHLQISFPYFIEKLSPVSGSSGLMEYGVHLTGSLSDQYGYDLIVQVNVPITTVCPCSKEISSFGAHNQRGIVRVAIRFKRFVWLEELIQLVESEASCDVYSVLKRPDEKYVTEKAHLNPKFVEDVVRDIAARLEKDSNITWYSVDSENFESIHNHSAYALIENRKEPLTGDKPLGGKQHLPPEE
- the mraY gene encoding phospho-N-acetylmuramoyl-pentapeptide-transferase produces the protein MIYHLGRWLQSQFEWLGFFRLVNYLSFRSVMAALTAVLIVFILSPRFIRAMHRRHFLDHIRETGISSAFDKAGTPTMGGVLLVVAVAVSVMLWCNLTNSFLLLCMGAMLWFGGIGFWDDWLKSKHGSGQKGLGEITKLLLQTAFALLFILFFLGPYSPVGQDVASKLYAPFVKRPLLDVGIIYGVFLLIFMLLVANAVNITDGLDGLAITPSIFVVAVLGVFAYVMGNKIYSAYLQYPYLRGAGELTVFASAFIGAGLGFLWYNAYPAQIFMGDTGSLAIGGVVAVISVLLKQELLFPLLGGLFLVEALTSQIQDKIGVRWLGRRIFYRAPLHHGLQHRGFAETKVVIRLWIVSGILALIALATLKLR
- a CDS encoding tetratricopeptide repeat protein, which produces MKGRLFICLLWLCFCGSIISGCAAWQNSFWDTPLQRKRTAEARLQQVLLERALQYEQQGEPVKALQTYDAALAVLQANKAELQASLRQRAEEHYLKGRALWEQGKYQQGRHELLLALRLRPDYPEVLALLQPKERFRSWRYVIHRVKEGEYLTAIAKRYYGDQTKFDIIARFNNLEDATTIHAGMKLKIPVIEGVKFLPEKTASSRTAAKRSGGKLSLQKSASSGAKERALSEAAVRQRLPMQTAALAATESEAAAGEIYDPVNSYEEHGISLFEDGRYLAALVEFQKVLNSYPERKKSRQYMGRAHYRLGLALLEKGDYLEARSHFKRALTFDQQCTLCRRYLQKCEATYKSIHYRKGIQYFEAEDLEKAIHEWQLVKQLDPHYKQVQSYLNRAATLLEKIRKLKRDS
- a CDS encoding succinate dehydrogenase/fumarate reductase iron-sulfur subunit, producing MSSTTINLTLKVWRQPGPDAKGQFETYQADRIPTDASFLEMLDIVNEHLTLEGKDPIAFDHDCREGICGMCGAVVNGRPHGPEKETTLCQLHMRHFRNGDTIVIEPFRARAFPVIKDLAVDRSGLDKIIQAGGYVSVNTGQAPEANTIPVAKENAELAFDAAACIGCGACVAACPNASPMLFVGAKISHLALLPQGRPEAAKRALAMVAAMDELGFGNCTNHRDCEVECPKGIKITNIARMNREFLKAAFVSKVKL
- a CDS encoding polysaccharide deacetylase family protein; protein product: MWNRLWRSSNSAVRPVIVAAAVFVMLLCPPLRGEGSAFCLWPSTPLSAEEAQQLPTFQSEKTVVYVVKQGDSLPELAQRFYGDPQKGWLINQANDGVELLPGQVLVIPLEPSNLGGLQQEGYQLVPVLTYHHFSRQCKTALCMPIDKFSDQMAFLKRQGYHTVSMKQVLRFLSYEEPLPPKAIAITIDDGYSSVYDLAYPVLQRLGFKATLFIYTDFINSSSNALSWNQLKELAEAGFEIESHTLSHADLTRKKPGESDAGYLARVRRELVESRRLIKKKVGQEAVWLAYPYGRFNDLVITMAKQAGYRGGVSVMRGTNPFFADPFKVKRYQVFNSVSKQSLLTMLKTFARENLQ